From Tautonia marina:
CGGGTCGTGGCCCATGCGGAGGAGGAAGCCGGGGTCGAGGCTGGCGGCGAGGCCGGGCTGATTGAGGGTGTCGAGGAAGGCGCGGAGGTCAGCGCCGGATTCGGTGCCGGTTTCGAGGGCCAGGCGGATGCCTCGGTGATCGGCGCGGCGGCCGAGTTCGTGCAAGGCGTGGGTGAACAGGGCGCGGCGGGAAGCGTCGGACTCGGGGGGAACGGCCCCGACGCGGGCGAGGACGAGCGTCGCGCCGAGGTCGAAGGCCAGGGCGAAGGCGGAATCGGCCTTGGCCAGGCGGTCGTCGAGCTGCTCGTCGGTGTCGAACGGGCGTCGGGTGGGGAGGCTCAGGGCGGTGAGCGAAACCTCAACCGTGCGCAGCGCGTGGCGAAAGTCGCGGCGGCCGGTGTCGGAAAGTCGAGAGGGGTTGAGGTCGCCGGTGGCGTCGAGGACGATTCCTTTGGCCCCGAGTCGGGCGGCCTGGCGGAGCTGGTCCTT
This genomic window contains:
- a CDS encoding sugar phosphate isomerase/epimerase family protein is translated as MIRSPLGIRLLPDPDQTVKDQLRQAARLGAKGIVLDATGDLNPSRLSDTGRRDFRHALRTVEVSLTALSLPTRRPFDTDEQLDDRLAKADSAFALAFDLGATLVLARVGAVPPESDASRRALFTHALHELGRRADHRGIRLALETGTESGADLRAFLDTLNQPGLAASLDPGFLLRMGHDPIEATRALGPLVAHAYARDASSASDLGPSSAFSLHPRGFGFPAGVLDWEEYLGSLEEIHYSGFLTIWPDPERPLAPQFQTLADRFARF